The genome window GTTTGCTGCTTGTGTGCattgaggggaaaaaggggAAGTGTTGAACATGGTCTATAATTAGATGCACATGTGTAACCGCACACCAGTGAGTCCTCAGTGTTGCTATGTTGTggacagtaaaaagaaaacaacaatactAAACTGTAATGTTGTATTTATTGACCACACACATCTGGATGTGGTTCAAATTTGTATGGTGGTTTGTACAAAAACGTTTGGGAGGAGGTAGGAGTTGATATTTGCCCTTGATACAAAGAGTTTACCAGAAATAGTGCATATGTGCAGAGTAATAATTCAATTGTGGCAAAggcactgaaataaaaaatgatctCAAATCACACATCTAAAATCTTTCATACAGCAGAAAGCTCTGTTATGCTATGtgcagaggggggaaaaaagcagacaacacaacaaaatcTTCATCTTATATTTGTGTCAATATACTAAAAGACCACAAGAGGGTAGTGTgctacagaaaaagaaagatgctTGTGTTTGTAATTTGTTGGTGGCAAGGCTGGATTACAAACCCAGCAAAGGCTCTGGCAACTGCCTTGGGGACCTCTCAGACTCCCAGAGTCCCTCAAAGCCCCAGGTTCATTCAGGTGCCTGGTTTGTACGTTCGTTGTATGTAATTTGGCtaagtgcatttttttttaggaATCTGCACCAATATAAGTAGAATAGAAataatagaaaaagaaaaaagtacaatatcatAAAATAGTTCATTttgttattatcatttatttttttacagtaatataGTACATTAAGTTATTGCTTGTATTTTGTAACAGCAGTGCCCTGCACTTTGATTAATGCATTGCACCATAATTTGTACTTACTtttatattattctgttttACTTCTTTATACAATTTTCACTACACTTAATGTGATCAAAAGAATTTACGATAATGTAATCTAATCTAAAGAAAATTTGATTCTATTTCATCTTTAactttgtttattgtgtttcaTTACCGCCACTTACTATGACAAAGCGAGAATGGAAAATAGTAGAAATGATTTAAGAGACGCTGGATTATTTATACATATTATCACATGTAGTTTTTAAATACCACAGTTATCGTAATACTGGTACATCGCCACACCCCTAATGTATACTGTGCAAGTTAGAATTTCCTATGTGATGAATAAATTTCAGTCATATGTTATTGTCTTCTTTCTAAATGCAACACAACTTTATGAATACTCTGATTCTGCAGGACCCCCTGCAGGCACAACTGTAGGACGACCCACACACTACCCTAACTCCGCCTTCTCAACGGACATATTATCTGAGTGTACTGTCCTTTTACACACTGTTTAGGATGACTTGTCAACAtagtttttgttttagaaaGGATGTAATTTAGCCTTGTGGTTACTAATGTGAGGGTTGAATTTATtaacatataataaaataattaatgttttcTGCCATTTTCTGCCATTCATTCAAACAATCTGAGGGAACATCACATATTCAACTTGTGACAAGGCAAAAGGATCACAAGTACACATTTAAAGATTCATAAGTCAACAAGGCTGGCAACCTCTTTGGCACATTGTCTAAATCATTTTTATGCCTTCTCTTTGGGGTGATGTATTTTTGCCTTTATATCTCATATTCAGTTTTGTTGTCTTCCTATGCTTGTTGCTTTTAATTTCATTGTATATCATACAGTGtgcatgaataaaaaaacatgctgtTCAAAGTTGCTCTAACAAAAGTGAAGTGACATTTCTCTTTAATATACAGTTCAACAAAACacctttttgtcattttaccaTGCACTCATTATTTTTTCTCTGGATTTTTGAGCAGCTGCCTCAAACAATAGTATAGTGAGATGGAGTTAACAACATTTTACCTTTCACTTCATCACATTCGCAAAGAAAGTGACAGGAGGGGTGTGAGTGTGAGATTTTCACGTTTGATTATCTGTCTGCTTTATTCACcaacaaaaccaacaacaaacaactaGGACACTTTGTTTTGGTTATTTCCGTGTTACCAGGGATGTTTGAGCTGTTAGAAGGGAGAACAGCTTTCAGTGAGATCcagaacaaaacaataatattaaattactttaattaACCTTGTACTAACTTGTGGATTCCACTGCACAGAGTCATAGATGAAAATCACACCCTCACTATTTCCTCTCTCATGCATCCTCACCTATGAATATACATTGTCCTGTGTGGCTTCTGCCATGTCCCCACccagctgtttttttctgttttttggatCTTTATCTCACTCCTCTCAGccttgtttttctctttatgtCACTTGCTTGGGGGATgtttctccttcctctctccaaTCATAGAAACCTCAGTAAATACCTGCTACATGAGAGCATTTTATGCCAGTCATGAATGCTGATCAACAACTCAAAGTAGGCTGCAGgatgaacacaaaacaaacacatcaaaccAAGAAGAAGAcaccaaaatacagacagagagaacgagagggagggagagggagagagagagagagagagagagagagagagaggtattttattttaggtGAGACAAATGTGAATCCCTCTTCTTGATAAACTGTAGAGATACATCCacaaactttaaaatgtgtccTCAGAGTGACCAACTCCCCAATTCTCAGCATCTGAGAATTAGATGAGTGTTATTCCAACTCTGTGTCAACAATTTGGGAAAGGCCCATTCATATTATAACATGACACATGGAGCCAGGTCCATAAAGAAATTGTTTTcagagtttggtgtggaaggaACTGCCTGGTCTGCACGGAGCCCCATCATCAATCCCATCCAAAACCTCAAGGATTAGCTGGAGTCCCGACTGCGAATCAGGCCTTATTGCCAACATCAGGGCCAGAACTTAAGAATACTTTTGAGGCTTAAAGTGAGCGATTCTCTGCAGCCACGTTCCAAAACATGTTGTGGAAAGCCTGGAATCAACAAGAGTGGAGGCTTTATGGCAGCTTCTTAATACCCATAGTTTTAAAATGAGATATTCACTTGCATCACCTGAATCACTTGCATTTTTATGTTctggtgtccacatacttttggccatatagtgTACAAAGTATCTAAATTAAGCACTTGATGGGAATAAACACAGCTGTGTCGTATCATCAttgcaaattatttttttaataatccaATATCTGCACTTCACGTCATAGATAAACTTGAATCCgcagattacattacattagtcTTGTAATGTGGCAGCCTGTGTGACATGACAATAATGCACCCATACAGTATAGGCCTACTGAACTGACATATTTTGGttgacagaaagagacagagagcaaaCGGGGGCAGACGGAGACAGATCCAGATTTGCTGGTCTGACTGGTAAGGCGGGAGGGGGTGTAGGCTGCCTCACTTGACAGGTGTGGTGAGAGACgaacaagaaacagaaacagacccAGAGAAGAGAAGCTAGGGAGGAGACGTGAAGCACTAAAAAACAGGTGGAGTGAAAATAAAGCAGTGCTCTTCTTGCATCCAGTGCTGACTGTGACCACCAGTGTGAGTACAGGCTTCAGTAATACATCTTACTACGAtgtttgtgtaagtgtgtgagtgtgattgtgtgtgtgtatgtgtgtgtgtgtgcgtgaaagAATGACATTGCAGATTAGTCATAATTACACAGGAATATAAACTGCACAATaactatttctttttaattatctGACTTGTGATTGCATTAACAGTGACAGAAACGGACCTTTCTGTAGACCCAATAAAGATAGGTGGACATtaccagacagagagaaacgacagagaggcagaaacaAAGATGGCAGAGGCCCCGAAGATTGAACTCTTCGTTAAGGTAACACCTACAATGTGAAATCATTCTCAACCAATCTCATTGTtcattatattttgttaaagtAACAGCAAACTTACCTAACATTCAGTCAGCTTTCAGTTATTTTAACTAATATATATCTAAGTCCGTAGTTTCCTATTTTAATCTTAACAGGCTTCTTCTCTAGTAGccctaaatcaaagaaaagctgacaaaaatggatgaaaaaagaagaaaacaatttcCAGGTGTCAAAGTGTCTCCTTTAGTATATTTTAGCTCTTTTACCAATTGATTCTCTTTCTTTCGTTAGCTGATGTTGTCTGGGACTCAAACAAGCTGTTTCAGCTTGTCAAAATGTGTCAGTACCCAAACCCTTGTAAGACTAAGCATTTCATTGTAATTCTATTATACAAAATGATACAGATTCTGTTTTGTGCTGCATTGCTGTAACTTATGGAGAATGATTACTCTCactatatctatctctatatacTTTTTTAGTATTTAGTCACAGTATCCGTGTAAAACCAGTGAGAACAGTAGAGACTGAAAAGAGGCCTGTCCAGTTTGGAAACCTGTGTCCGCCCTTTCAAATATTTCTTTGCTCCCACACATGCCTGTGACTCGATATCATGGCTGCCGTAAAAAGCAATATAAAATATGCGATATAGCAGAGATACCGTTCACTGTTTAAGTACTGGGCTGTTTGATCTGATTGGAAAGTAGCCTCAACCCTGCCTTTGAAATTCCTCTGAGGTTGGTTTAAActagcagagcagagcaggctTGACAAGAATACCTGTGCAGGTATTCGTGGTTTGGTCTGATACACTGAAGCACTGATGACAGACAACTTACCAGAATTCCatttcaaaaacatgttttcttacatTGTTGATTAACGTCACCATTTGTAAGCACTgaaaagtgtatgtgtgtgtaatgaatgtgtgtttgtctgacaggCCAGTGTTGATGCTGAGAGTGTGGGGAACTGCCCCTTCTGTCAGAGACTCTTCATGATTCTTTGGTTAAAAGGGGCCAACTTTACCCTCACTACTGTGGACATGAAGAGGTGAGAGCACATTTTATTTCGGTCTTGTCTTTGAGACCGTTGCATTAACACATACTTTCagtgtaatgtaatgaaatacAGAAAGGGTTGCAGAGGGGCTGCAGCCTATGCCAGCAAATACTGGGTGAAAAGGCTACAATAGGTACAACAAGGGAACAATAATAACACATAgtgacaaacacattcacatttacacaGTATTAATTTCTTTGCTGAGTTTAGGAGGAACTCCATGAAACAATGACTCCAAATATTATCAAAGCACTTTGTTCTAATAATTCTAATCTAATTGACCCCTTCTTACtcatttgttattgtttggtTGAAATTTGTTCTCATAATTTAAGCTAGACCTTGCttgttgtttgctgctctgttgCAGGGCACCTGATGTGCTGAAGGCTTTGGCTCCAGGTTCTCAGCCTCCCTTCCTCCTCTACAACGAAGAGGTCAAAACGGACACTAACAAGATTGAGGAGTTCCTGGAGGAGACCTTGGCCCCACCGCAGTGAGTAGACTGCAAACATAGAGATATTTAAAGACACAGGATGattgttaaatacattttccgTCAAGTATTTTCATCTCAAGATACTTATACAACACAGGGGTGTGTAACAGGATATACAGAACATTATACAAAACTTATATACACTAGATGGgtggataaataacaagtcatacgtggtggagtgctgaggatgaatttagtCTCGCAGCCTGGGGAAAGAAGCTCTTCTGAAATCTGAAGTACAACAGCGGATACTTCTTGTTCTCTTGAAACATATATCTCATTCGTTATTGCTccgacacacactcacattatTCTACCAATGGCAGGTATCCAAAATTATGCTGTAAATACAAAGAGTCCAACGGTGCTGGAGAAGACATCTTCCGAACATTCTCAGGATATATAAAGAACCCCAATCCTGCATCCAATGACAGTAAGGGGAGTAGCTGGATATTTCAAAATGAATTAACAGTCATGTCTGTTTTACAAATAGCCACATGATGGAGCCTGTTACaccctttctgtctttcagtgCTAGAAAAGAAATTTCTGTCAACTTTGGTGAAGCTGAACATGTACCTGGAGACGCCTCTGCCTCATGAGCTTGACAAGAACCCAAATGCCACTGAGTCCTCACGCCTCTACCTGGACGGTGACACCCTCACCTTGGCTGACTGTAACTTGCTTCCCAAACTCAACATTGTAAAGGTGAGCAGAGTACAGCAGTACTTAGTGTATAAAAACTTTCTTTCCATCATTTGGAAAGAGGTCTATTCATTTTTTAGTTCAGATGTAAAGAGATGTAAAAGCAGATGAGTGATGAGTCATTCCTGGTCCATAAATTTGACTGATGTCTTTTCGCAAATAATACAATCTTAaaactcctcttcctccaggTGGTGTGCAAGGAGTACCGTGACTTTGCCATCCCCACAGAGCTGAAAGGTCTGACACGTTACCTGAATAATGCCTACAAAAAAGATGAGTTTCGTTTTACCTGCCCAAATGACTCAGAGATCCTCCTTGCCTACCGCTCTGTGGCAAAGTACCTGAATAAATAGATCAAGAGGGAGCAGTAGAAgtgagaaaaaagaagaatagAATGACAAATGGAGAGAAAAGGTGACTAAATGCCTGAAAACCGTACATGATTTGTGCTTTAGTCTGCTTGAGTGTGGAAAATGAAATTTGTTTGTAGTGGCATGTTTGGTAATTCGTTTTCTCTAAAAAGTACTGTTGTTTTCATGAATTGGGctcatatattttttaaagtgaaaactgCTACttcaaaggtttttgtacatactgtatatgattTGGTTTTACTGATGTGGATTTCTTATTCAGCCCCTGTGAGACCGAGAAAGCACTGTAAATCCCAGAGAATATTTATGTTATGTCTCATTGCTCGTGCATGTATTTTGTCTAAGCATTTGCGTTTTGTTGATTGCAATTTATTGATTAAATTTTGACATGAAATATGTCTAGAACATTACtggtataaacataaaaaacaaatggcCCTGACTGTAGATAAAGCAGACTGTAAAGCTATTCTTTCAAACTAACAAGGAAAACTGTTTATCTCAATGGAAATTACTAACAACCctttatgtaattttttgtcCTCTTTATGATTTTTTGTGTGTAAGTTACTGCATGTTTCTCAGTAGTGACTCAGTGATGTTCAATATTGACATATATGTAATTTAACTGAATGGAGACAGggtgaagaaaaataaaaatgttctgatACATATTAAAGGATATTTTGTGTGATCTTGCCATTGCATCATTAGAATGAAAACAATGGCAGGAGATATTTAGTTACAGTTATGTGGTTTGGAAGTTAATTTTATAACTATATTATGTCTAACCATTCAGTTCACACTTTTGAAAACGTTGCCATCACTGAAAATCATTTCTTTCTGATGACGATAACGGATTCTTCATCATAACAGAGGCATTTTGGTTTTGCCAACATCCCAGATCAGATTTAACAGATTCAAATAgaataacaaattaaattatagCCTAAGTATGTAATAGTAATAAAGATACCCATTACATGTGCAAAATAACCTCTGTTAGTACTTTTATTATTAGCCTGTATGTTCATTGGATTATTAGACATTAAATATAAGCAGAATTCAGTGTTGTAACTGGTCAAGGTGGTGTTAATTTGAACAACTTAATGTACTCTTTAATGTATAACAATGCAACATATTTCATATGCTCATAGGTGTTAAAATCTTAATCTACAAAGTAACTAGCAACTACAGATGAcattgtagtggagtaaaatttacaatatttgtaaagtaaagtacaagtacctacAGTAATCGTACTGCTCCACCACTACAGCTTTCTTATAAAATTGGATAATAGCAGTATCATAGTCAAAGTTGTGTGTTTGAGCTAATGAACTAACGCCGGTAAAACCCCCTTTTGTTAAGATGTTGTGTTGGGTAAACACACAGAGGACCTTCAGTGCTGTAAACAGGAAGACTAGGATGTACCTGGTCCTTTCCTGATTGGACAAAGGCTTTGAGCGGTACCGAGGCAACAGCAGACATCAAACACACTATTGGTGGACGGAGCTAAGCAAGTCACAGCACACAGAAAACTTTGTTAGCTGC of Micropterus dolomieu isolate WLL.071019.BEF.003 ecotype Adirondacks linkage group LG13, ASM2129224v1, whole genome shotgun sequence contains these proteins:
- the clic3 gene encoding chloride intracellular channel protein 3; its protein translation is MAEAPKIELFVKASVDAESVGNCPFCQRLFMILWLKGANFTLTTVDMKRAPDVLKALAPGSQPPFLLYNEEVKTDTNKIEEFLEETLAPPQYPKLCCKYKESNGAGEDIFRTFSGYIKNPNPASNDMLEKKFLSTLVKLNMYLETPLPHELDKNPNATESSRLYLDGDTLTLADCNLLPKLNIVKVVCKEYRDFAIPTELKGLTRYLNNAYKKDEFRFTCPNDSEILLAYRSVAKYLNK